A region of Pseudorasbora parva isolate DD20220531a chromosome 14, ASM2467924v1, whole genome shotgun sequence DNA encodes the following proteins:
- the LOC137040790 gene encoding GTPase IMAP family member 8-like: MASSSVSGLKIVLVGKNASENRRVGNTLLGTTAFDSEAPFFLQQPIQKISGEVEKRHITVINFLQPDPSHHQNKQGVRECVRQSAPGPHVIALVLQYKDFSEKDRQRVKTVLNLFSEKAIKHTIVLTTDEETRAAKLASVIMNNAIPNLIKECGGRHLQFDARNPGWRSEMFRRIDEILKDENKDFLISNMYEDGGDGSVDEDPSSSVSSVRGDDKEDDRKFSLSTKTGSDEGVTSGKSKLNIVLCGYSTTLKSTVSKVFRGMMSKPHNEMSKVCVKKEEKIDGRLITVIELPALTQLSEEEVMRETLRCLILCDPGVHLFILITPVGSLTNEDKAEMEKIKRIFNSNEHFMMLFITELTVDKSVSDFVSSTEAQRIVSLYGSWYNVMGIKDHRNSGQISNIIKGIDIMKVEPYSLQMYLRAPEKKVRHELEEELSVRDEEIKELQEKIKTLVPEGVKLNLALCGSDRGLKSFISNLILNQSKSGSELSSECVRRDVDLHGRLISLVELPALINSQLSEEEVMRQSLRCVSLCDPGVHVFIIIIPDGPLTDEDRAEMEKIQRIFSSRINKHLMILIYQNPDHQTADLNEELQSVIESFGGRHLLIGPNTHVSVLIEELKQMVQANRAVCFSTETLWDAQMEKLQRFEEMKKKIHSLETWFQSKVSLDLREKADDLRIVLLGKTGVGKSATGNTILGREAFTAESSQKSITKECQRESAETNGRHVTVIDTPGLFDTKVSNEEIHREITNCISMILPGPHVFIIVLNLGQRFTQEEEKSLKIIQEMFGENSLKFTIVLFTRGDDLDNKTIEQYLGKPGSVIRNLIEACGNRYHVFNNNQTEDQTQVSDLLKKIDNMVKENGGSYYSCKMFREMEREIQEQQKMIQIQRVEQLKREKDELMNKHEEEKKRMLEEEKLHQDKERKRREEEFREREERYKRDIKEREEQERKRREEMKREREEWERQKQHERQRREEEDERRRKKEQEMWEEYNKAKERMKMMMEKERQNHDRERKRREEEYIEREEQYKRDIKEREEWERKMQEEMKRE, encoded by the exons ATGGCGTCGAGTTCGG TGAGTGGTCTGAAGATTGTTCTGGTGGGAAAGAATGCATCAGAAAACAGACGAGTCGGAAACACTTTACTGGGAACAACAGCGTTTGACAGTGAAGCTCCATTTTTTCTACAGCAGCCGATTCAGAAAATCAGTGGAGAGGTGGAGAAGAGACACATCACAGTCATCAACTTTCTCCAGCCAGACCCTTCACACCATCAAAACAAACagggagtgagagagtgtgtgcgtcAGTCGGCTCCAGGACCTCATGTGATCGCACTCGTACTGCAGTATAAAGACTTCAGTGAGAAGGACAGACAGAGAGTGAAAACTGTGCTGAACCTCTtcagtgagaaggccattaaACACACTATAGTGCTGACCACTGATGAAGAGACACGTGCAGCCAAATTGGCTTCAGTGATAATGAATAACGCTATTCCTAATTTAATAAAGGAGTGTGGAGGAAGACATCTTCAGTTTGATGCAAGAAACCCAGGATGGCGCTCTGAGATGTTCAGAAGGATAGATGAGATCCTCAAGGACGAGAATAAAGATTTTCTCATCTCTAACATGTATGAGGATGGAGGAGATGGATCAGTGGATGAAGATCCGAGCTCATCTGTAAGTTCAGTCCGAGGAGACGACAAAGAGGACGATAGAAAATTCTCTCTGAGCACAAAAACAGGAAGTGATGAAGGAG TGACTTCTGGAAAATCAAAGCTGAACATTGTGCTGTGTGGATACAGTACAACACTCAAGAGCACAGTGTCTAAAGTATTTAGAGGGATGATGAGTAAACCTCATAATGAGATGAGTAAAGTGTGTGTGAAGAAAGAGGAGAAGATTGATGGACGGCTGATCACAGTAATAGAGCTTCCAGCTCTCACTCAGCTCTCAGAAGAGGAAGTGATGCGGGAGACTCTCCGCTGTCTGATTCTCTGTGATCCTGGAGTTCATCTTTTCATCCTCATTACTCCTGTCGGTTCACTGACTAATGAAGACAAAGCAGAAATGGAGAAGATTAAGAGAATATTTAACTCTAATGAGCACTTCATGATGCTTTTCATTACTGAACTCACTGTTGACAAAAGTGTGTCAGATTTTGTGTCATCCACAGAAGCTCAGAGGATTGTGAGTCTCTATGGGAGTTGGTACAATGTGATGGGGATAAAGGACCATCGAAACTCCGGACAgatctcaaatattataaaggGTATAGACATCATGAAAGTTGAACCCTATTCACTTCAGATGTATTTAAGAGCTCCAGAGAAGAAAGTCAGACATGAACTAGAGGAGGAACTGAGTGTGCGAGATGAAGAAATCAAAGAGTTACAGGAGAAGATCAAGACACTGG TTCCAGAGGGTGTGAAGCTGAATCTGGCTCTGTGTGGGAGTGACAGAGGATTAAAATCCTTCATATCAAACCTGATCCTGAACCAGAGCAAGAGCGgatcagagctcagctcagagTGTGTGAGGAGAGACGTGGATCTTCATGGACGTCTGATCTCTCTGGTGGAGCTTCCAGCTCTGATTAACTCTCAGCTCTCAGAGGAGGAAGTGATGCGTCAGTCGCTCCGCTGTGTGTCTCTCTGTGATCCTGGAGTTCATGTTTTCATCATCATTATTCCTGATGGTCCACTGACTGATGAAGACAGAGCAGAAATGGAGAAGATCCAGAGAATATTCAGCTCAAGAATCAACAAACACCTCATGATCCTCATATACCAGAATCCAGATCATCAGACAGCAGATCTAAATGAAGAACTACAGTCTGTCATTGAGAGTTTTGGAGGACGGCATCTTCTCATTGGCCCAAACACACACGTGTCCGTGTTGATAGAGGAACTGAAGCAGATGGTTCAGGCAAATAGAGCAGTTTGTTTCTCCACAGAGACATTATGGGATGCACAGATGGAAAAACTGCAGAGATTTGAAGAAATGAAGAAGAAAATCCATTCACTAGAGACGTGGTTTCAGTCTAAAG TATCTTTAGATTTAAGAGAAAAGGCAGATGATCTGAGGATTGTGCTGCTGGGAAAAACTGGAGTTGGGAAGAGTGCAACAGGAAACACCATCTTAGGAAGAGAAGCATTTACAGCAGAATCATCTCAAAAGTCGATTACTAAAGAGTGTCAGAGAGAATCAGCAGAAACCAACGGCCGACACGTGACTGTGATCGACACTCCAGGACTGTTTGATACTAAAGTCAGTAATGAAGAAATTCATCGAGAAATCACCAACTGCATCTCCATGATCCTGCCTGGACCACATGTGTTCATCATTGTGCTCAATTTAGGACAGCGATTCActcaagaagaagaaaaatcatTGAAGATCATCCAAGAGATGTTTGGTGAAAACTCTTTAAAGTTCACCATTGTGCTCTTCACCCGAGGAGATGATCTGGATAATAAAACCATTGAGCAGTATCTGGGAAAACCTGGATCTGTGATCAGAAACCTGATTGAAGCGTGTGGAAACAGATACCATGTGTTCAATAATAATCAGACTGAAGACCAAACACAAGTGTCCGATCTACTGAAGAAGATAGACAACATGGTGAAAGAAAACGGAGGGAGTTACTACTCATGTAAGATGTTCAGAGAGATGGAAAGAGAAATACAAGAACAACAAAAGATGATTCAGATTCAGAGAGTGGAACAactaaaaagagagaaagacgAACTGATGAACAAACATGAAGAAGAGAAAAAGAGGATGTTGGAGGAAGAAAAACTGCATCAAgacaaagagagaaagagaagagaggaggaattcagagagagagaagaaagatATAAAAGAGACATTAAAGAGAGAGAGGAACAGGAGAGAAAGAGACGAGaggagatgaagagagaacgaGAAGAATGGGAGAGACAGAAACAACATGAACGACAAAGAAGAGAAGAAGAGGATGAGAGAAGGAGAAAGAAAGAACAGGAAATGTGGGAAGAATATAATAAAGCAAAAGAGAgaatgaagatgatgatggagaaagaaagacagaatcatgacagagagagaaagagaagagaagaggaaTACATAGAAAGGGAAGAACAATATAAAAGAGACATTAAAGAAAGAGaggaatgggaaagaaagatgcaagaagagatgaagagagaatga